A region of the Acidobacteriota bacterium genome:
TCAGAGTGGGGCGCATGAAACAGGATCATCGGGTTCCTCCGCTACGACATTACGCGCGAAGCGGCGGATCCGCCGTGAGCGAACCGCGAGAAAACACCGAGGGAACGCCGAGCGTTTTCTGACGCCCGAGGCGTTGCCGGGAGCAGCCGTTGCAGCAGCCGATTCAGTTCGGGGAGTTCGAGATCGACACGGTCGCCGGAGAGCTCCGGAAGAACGGTGCGCCCGTCAAGCTCGCCCCCCAGCCGTTCAGGCTGCTCCTGCTGCTGGCCAGCAACCCCGGCAGGCTCGTGGAGCGCGAGGAAATCCGGCGCGAGCTCTGGCCCGAAGGGGTCCATGTCGACTTCGACCAGAGCCTGCACTTCACGGTCAGGCAAGTCCGCGAAGCGCTCGGAGACGATGCGGACCGGCCGGCGTACGTGAAGACGGTGCCCCGGCGCGGCTACCGGTTCATCGGGCCGGTCACGCCCGCCGATGCCGGCCAGCGCGCGCGGCGCCCGGCGACTGACATGAACCTGCAGAAGGCGCTGTGGGTGAACATCGCCGAGCTTCGGCTCGCCGAGGCCCGGCGCCGGCGCGTGCTGCTGGTCATCGCCGCGCTGATTGTGGTGTTGATTGCGATCGCGGTGTTGAAATAGCGCCACC
Encoded here:
- a CDS encoding winged helix-turn-helix domain-containing protein, translating into MQQPIQFGEFEIDTVAGELRKNGAPVKLAPQPFRLLLLLASNPGRLVEREEIRRELWPEGVHVDFDQSLHFTVRQVREALGDDADRPAYVKTVPRRGYRFIGPVTPADAGQRARRPATDMNLQKALWVNIAELRLAEARRRRVLLVIAALIVVLIAIAVLK